A stretch of Nitrospirota bacterium DNA encodes these proteins:
- a CDS encoding cytochrome c, translating to MKIVLVGAVLLALAGGASLKELNVSQPERDVLSGRVIFSTICLRCHGIDGKGDGPMKFTPPVADLTSPAVQGKLDARLFKSVHDGKKNTAMGAWREALTDDEIWDVLAYVRTLAPEAAGGMGSGLR from the coding sequence ATGAAAATTGTACTGGTTGGAGCCGTGCTCTTGGCGCTCGCCGGGGGCGCGAGCCTGAAAGAATTGAACGTCTCTCAGCCGGAGCGTGATGTGCTCAGCGGTAGAGTTATTTTTTCGACGATTTGTCTCCGTTGTCATGGGATCGACGGGAAGGGCGATGGGCCAATGAAGTTTACGCCTCCGGTTGCCGATCTGACGTCCCCCGCGGTTCAAGGAAAGCTGGATGCGAGGTTGTTCAAGAGTGTGCATGACGGCAAGAAAAATACTGCAATGGGGGCCTGGAGAGAAGCACTCACGGACGATGAGATTTGGGATGTGCTCGCCTATGTGCGGACGCTCGCTCCCGAAGCAGCCGGCGGCATGGGAAGCGGGCTCCGATGA
- a CDS encoding DUF2892 domain-containing protein: MTCNVGGVERPIRIVLGIALLGIGGFAGLPPVGTGIALVVGTVMLITGAIGFCPAWTLLGINTCPTENVNRKK, from the coding sequence ATGACATGCAATGTAGGGGGAGTGGAACGACCGATTCGGATTGTTTTGGGGATTGCGTTGCTCGGGATCGGCGGCTTTGCCGGGTTGCCCCCGGTAGGAACTGGTATCGCGCTGGTGGTGGGGACAGTCATGTTGATCACGGGCGCCATCGGTTTCTGCCCGGCCTGGACCCTATTGGGAATCAATACCTGTCCGACGGAGAACGTGAACCGTAAAAAGTGA
- a CDS encoding FAD/NAD(P)-binding oxidoreductase: protein MARVVIIGASIGGLPAAYEARAFLAKKHKVTVISNVESFHFVPSNPWVAVGWRTRKDISFQIAPVLAKKGIEFVHATADRIEPEQNRVVTAKGEVPYDYLIIATGPKLNFGAVPGLGPSGYTQSICNVDHAEQAWGSYQAFLKNPGPIVVGAAQGASCFGPAYEMAFILDTDLRKKKLRKKVPIYFVTPEPYIGHMGLAGVGASRRLMEDEFAEHSIKPIPNSSIKEVQPGKVLLEDGQEIPFRYSMFIPPFAGVDAVAGTPGLCNPKGFVNIDAYQANPKYKNIYSVGVCVAIPPVEVTPIPTGAPKTGYMIESMVSAAVHNIKADIENDPKRDTATWNAICLADMGDTGVAFVALPQMAPRNVTWAKKGKWVHLAKIGLEKYFLHKMKRGISEPYYEKVILKALGIEKLDKPA from the coding sequence ATGGCACGAGTGGTGATCATCGGCGCATCGATCGGTGGACTGCCTGCGGCTTATGAGGCACGGGCGTTTCTCGCGAAGAAACACAAGGTCACGGTCATCTCCAATGTCGAGTCCTTTCATTTCGTGCCGTCGAATCCCTGGGTCGCGGTCGGATGGCGTACCAGGAAAGACATCAGTTTTCAGATCGCGCCTGTCTTGGCCAAGAAAGGGATTGAGTTCGTTCATGCCACGGCGGACCGGATCGAGCCGGAACAGAATCGCGTCGTCACCGCCAAAGGCGAGGTGCCCTATGACTATCTGATCATCGCGACGGGTCCCAAGCTGAATTTCGGCGCGGTCCCGGGACTGGGACCCAGCGGCTATACCCAATCCATCTGCAATGTGGACCATGCCGAGCAGGCCTGGGGCTCGTATCAGGCTTTCCTCAAGAATCCCGGTCCCATCGTCGTCGGGGCGGCTCAGGGCGCGTCCTGTTTCGGACCGGCCTATGAGATGGCGTTCATCCTCGACACCGACCTTCGGAAAAAGAAGCTCCGGAAGAAAGTGCCGATCTATTTCGTGACGCCGGAACCGTACATCGGACATATGGGATTGGCCGGAGTGGGGGCTTCGCGCCGCCTCATGGAGGACGAGTTCGCCGAACATTCCATCAAGCCGATTCCAAATAGTTCGATCAAAGAAGTCCAGCCTGGCAAGGTGCTGCTGGAAGATGGACAGGAAATTCCGTTCCGCTACTCCATGTTCATCCCGCCGTTCGCCGGGGTGGATGCGGTGGCCGGTACGCCTGGCTTGTGTAACCCCAAAGGGTTCGTGAACATCGATGCCTATCAGGCCAATCCTAAGTACAAGAATATTTACTCGGTCGGTGTCTGCGTGGCGATTCCACCGGTCGAAGTGACCCCCATCCCGACCGGCGCACCCAAGACCGGCTACATGATCGAGTCGATGGTCTCCGCGGCGGTCCACAACATCAAGGCCGATATCGAGAACGATCCCAAGCGCGATACCGCGACATGGAATGCCATCTGCCTGGCCGACATGGGGGACACGGGCGTCGCGTTCGTGGCCTTGCCGCAGATGGCGCCGAGAAATGTGACCTGGGCGAAGAAGGGGAAGTGGGTTCATCTGGCCAAGATCGGGCTGGAGAAATATTTCCTCCATAAGATGAAACGCGGGATCAGCGAGCCCTACTATGAAAAAGTGATCCTGAAAGCGTTGGGCATCGAGAAGTTGGATAAACCGGCATGA